The Acidobacteriota bacterium DNA window CTTCTATGAACTGGTCATCTGGATTGCCGCCATCTTCGGGGCCGCCATGCTGGTAGGCGGAGTATCTCACTGGCTGCCGGCCATTCGTGCATACCGCAGGTACAACGAAACGAAAGTACATCACCTGGAGTTTCTCAAACGTCTGGAACAACTGGTCAGCGTGGAAGGTCGCCTGGACACGGTACTCGCTACGACCGTGGATTACATGATGGAACATTTCGGCTTTAAAGACGGCGCCGCGGTAAAGCTCTCCCGCGGCGGGACGCTTCACCTCACTGCCAAGAGCCGGAATCTCGGGCTTGACCGGGGACGCATGTACCGTCTGTCATTCAGCAAGACCGGCTGGCAGAAGTACCTCGACGGCACACCGGCGCAATCGGCCGGTATCATCACCGGCCTGGCGGACTTGGGTGGGCATCCGCAGGTGGTCCTGCCGGTTTCCGTGGCCAATCGTCCGGTGGCGTTCTTCCTCCTCTGGCGTTCGCGAGACACGAACTGTGATCATGACGACGAACTGAACCTGCGAATAGCGGGCGACATCATTGCCCGGAAGATACAGCTGGATCAGGTCAAGCTTCACCGACAGTGGCTGCGCGGTCGTGATCGGCAGCGGCTGAATCTGGAGCGGGCCTTCGACAGCGCGCCGGATCTGAAATCACAAATGACCGCCCTGGCCAACGGCGTCACGGACCTGTCGACGGCCGACGTCCTGTCGCTGCTGCTCGTCGATGAACGTCAGCCGAAGGCGACACGGGTTACCGTGGGCGACAGTGGCACCGTGCTGGTCGAGCATCTTGACGAACGACCTGGTCCGAACACGCTTGCGGGCCGGCTGCTTGACTCGGACAGGGTCCGGATCATCGAGGATATTGGTCAGGCAGGTGACGTCACCGTTGATGAATTCCTCCGCGTGCATAACTTGAAATCGCTCGTGGCCCTACCGCACCGAGTTTCCGGCACGCGGGCCCTGTTTGTCGCCGGCTCACGACGATTACGCCAGTTTGATGACTCCACGGCCGCAGCCGTCGAGACCATTCGCCCCTTCCTGGCCCGAATCCTGCTGGGTTACCAGGCGCAGGCAGTCGCAGCGGCCTATCAACGCCGGGCTGCCCGGCTGAACGGGCTTACCACCCACGTGACCGCCTCGGCCGGAGTGAAACCGGCGTGCGATTATGCCGCCCGCCTGCTGGCCGACGAACTCGATCTCGACTTCGTGCGCATCTCACTGTTAGACGGGGAAGCAGCCTTTCTTGAATCGCGCGCCCTGGTTGTGCGCGGATTTACGACGGGCATGGTGCCGGAGAACGGTACGATGGTGCTATCACTGATGCCCCAGCACGAAAGAGTGATCCAGCGCGGTGAGGTCGTCCTGATTCAGAGCGGACGGGAGCCTGCCGCCCTGTCGGAAATAGAGGCTTCTCAGGTATTCGCGCCCGTGCTCGGCCCGGTTTGCCTGATGCCGATTACCGGCGCCGGCCGGGTCGTGGGCGTCCTGAGCCTGGCAGCCGCCGGCGCGGCGG harbors:
- a CDS encoding GAF domain-containing protein codes for the protein MTPEIADWLVSLFFLLALLLVLRFKKQVGVESRRSYNQIAVGLAILALVAVSRVHSNAGLFNSVPFLSEPVFYELVIWIAAIFGAAMLVGGVSHWLPAIRAYRRYNETKVHHLEFLKRLEQLVSVEGRLDTVLATTVDYMMEHFGFKDGAAVKLSRGGTLHLTAKSRNLGLDRGRMYRLSFSKTGWQKYLDGTPAQSAGIITGLADLGGHPQVVLPVSVANRPVAFFLLWRSRDTNCDHDDELNLRIAGDIIARKIQLDQVKLHRQWLRGRDRQRLNLERAFDSAPDLKSQMTALANGVTDLSTADVLSLLLVDERQPKATRVTVGDSGTVLVEHLDERPGPNTLAGRLLDSDRVRIIEDIGQAGDVTVDEFLRVHNLKSLVALPHRVSGTRALFVAGSRRLRQFDDSTAAAVETIRPFLARILLGYQAQAVAAAYQRRAARLNGLTTHVTASAGVKPACDYAARLLADELDLDFVRISLLDGEAAFLESRALVVRGFTTGMVPENGTMVLSLMPQHERVIQRGEVVLIQSGREPAALSEIEASQVFAPVLGPVCLMPITGAGRVVGVLSLAAAGAAARSGFEAEEMQFVASVAELLALAARLSVRTPDLRPGVMPAGPEPVGEQMETALKSRVRSPLTGILGSVEMLRSRPQADQEQVNRYLSIIDRSARRISAYLHEEAGS